One window of the Labilibaculum sp. genome contains the following:
- a CDS encoding SDR family oxidoreductase: MKILLTGANGYIGKRLLPVLLEQGHTVVCCVRNKERFSPQEIDHPNLEVFEADLLDLQSLSKLPVDIEVSYYLIHSMLHSTDGFEELEQICARNFVQYLDKTQNRQIIYLSGIANVEVLSKHLESRKQVEEILKKSRSYHTILRAGIIVGSGSASFEIIRDLVEKLAIMIAPRWLLTKCQPIAIRNVIDFLTKVVCHEDCLNQTFDIGGPEVLSYKEMLQQYAEVRKLPRIITTLPVMTPRLSSYWLYFITSTSYNLALNLVDSMKIEVICRPNNLASILKINLMPYKEAIERATGKIKQQMVISSWTDALSSGILPNEKMKYVEPPDFGCYTDNKRYKFTNNPEQVIENVWALGGDRGWYYGNWLWHLRGVLDKLFGGVGLNRGRRHPTEIEMGDSLDFWRVLLADKEGGRLLLYAEMVLPGEAWLEFTIHSKNNENFISQKATFRPKGIMGRLYWILSYPFHLFIFRGMVKGIINYQKK, encoded by the coding sequence ATGAAAATACTACTTACAGGAGCCAACGGTTACATAGGAAAACGATTACTACCCGTTCTACTGGAACAAGGGCATACTGTAGTTTGTTGTGTACGTAACAAAGAACGCTTCTCACCACAAGAAATTGATCATCCCAATTTGGAAGTCTTCGAAGCCGATTTATTGGATCTACAATCTTTAAGCAAACTACCAGTGGATATTGAGGTAAGTTATTATTTAATTCACTCTATGCTTCACAGTACAGATGGGTTTGAAGAATTGGAGCAAATATGTGCCCGAAACTTTGTACAATACCTCGACAAAACACAAAACCGGCAAATTATCTATTTGAGTGGAATTGCCAATGTAGAAGTGCTTTCGAAACACCTGGAATCAAGGAAACAAGTAGAAGAGATCCTGAAAAAAAGCAGAAGTTACCATACCATTTTGCGTGCTGGAATTATTGTAGGCTCTGGAAGTGCGTCATTCGAGATTATTCGGGATTTGGTTGAAAAACTTGCCATTATGATAGCACCCAGATGGTTACTCACAAAATGTCAACCCATTGCAATCCGAAACGTTATTGATTTCTTAACCAAAGTTGTCTGTCACGAAGATTGCCTTAACCAAACTTTTGACATTGGCGGACCCGAGGTGTTGAGCTATAAAGAAATGCTGCAGCAATATGCCGAAGTTAGAAAGCTGCCAAGAATCATTACCACCCTTCCGGTAATGACTCCGCGCCTATCTTCTTATTGGCTGTATTTTATCACTTCAACTTCTTATAATCTGGCCTTAAACCTAGTCGACAGCATGAAAATTGAAGTGATTTGCCGTCCGAATAATTTGGCCTCAATACTGAAAATTAATTTAATGCCTTACAAAGAGGCCATAGAGCGGGCAACCGGAAAAATAAAACAGCAAATGGTCATCTCTTCATGGACAGATGCTTTGAGCAGCGGTATTCTGCCCAATGAAAAAATGAAGTATGTTGAACCTCCTGATTTTGGATGTTATACCGATAATAAACGTTATAAATTTACCAATAATCCGGAACAGGTAATTGAGAATGTTTGGGCTTTAGGCGGCGACAGAGGTTGGTATTACGGAAATTGGCTTTGGCATTTACGTGGCGTGCTCGACAAACTTTTTGGTGGTGTTGGTTTGAACAGAGGGCGCAGACATCCGACTGAAATAGAAATGGGAGATTCTCTTGACTTTTGGCGGGTACTTCTTGCCGATAAAGAAGGCGGAAGACTATTGTTGTATGCCGAAATGGTTTTACCGGGTGAAGCCTGGCTCGAATTCACAATTCACAGTAAAAACAATGAAAATTTCATCTCTCAAAAAGCTACATTTCGCCCCAAAGGAATTATGGGACGATTGTATTGGATTTTAAGTTATCCATTTCATCTTTTTATTTTTAGGGGAATGGTAAAGGGGATTATTAATTACCAAAAGAAATAA
- a CDS encoding NUDIX domain-containing protein: MNNPIVEFHNPFSIASEKLKYSIVCSQYQNNWVFVRHRLRETWELPAGHIEKDESALMAARRELYEETGATHFSLRTVCDYSCEWQGEIKYGRIFFAIIQQLGKLPEMEIAEIKLFRNLPKELTYPDIQNLVFEKVKEFSNKI, translated from the coding sequence ATGAATAATCCAATTGTAGAATTTCACAATCCATTTAGCATTGCATCGGAAAAATTGAAGTATTCCATCGTTTGTTCTCAATATCAAAATAATTGGGTGTTTGTTCGTCATCGCTTGCGGGAAACCTGGGAATTGCCTGCCGGACATATCGAAAAAGATGAATCGGCCTTAATGGCTGCCCGCAGAGAATTGTATGAGGAAACAGGTGCAACTCATTTTAGCTTACGTACAGTTTGCGATTATTCCTGCGAATGGCAGGGAGAAATCAAATATGGTAGAATCTTCTTTGCTATTATACAACAATTAGGTAAATTACCCGAAATGGAAATTGCTGAAATCAAACTTTTCAGAAATTTACCCAAAGAACTGACCTATCCTGATATTCAAAACTTAGTTTTTGAGAAAGTAAAAGAGTTTTCGAATAAGATCTAG
- a CDS encoding ASCH domain-containing protein, translating to MSQIHFHEDFYIPVLKGSKTQTARFDEPCPELGAGTAIFDHGKSIPIEITAVSYKNFEEMSLEEVHKDGFKSKDELWYALLTFYPDLKKTDLLLLIEFQSVQE from the coding sequence ATGTCTCAAATTCATTTTCACGAAGATTTTTACATTCCTGTTCTTAAGGGAAGTAAAACACAAACAGCACGGTTCGATGAACCCTGTCCGGAATTAGGAGCTGGAACAGCGATTTTTGATCATGGTAAATCAATTCCCATTGAAATAACCGCTGTTTCGTACAAGAATTTTGAAGAAATGAGTTTGGAAGAGGTTCACAAAGATGGGTTCAAATCGAAAGATGAACTTTGGTATGCTTTACTTACCTTTTACCCTGATCTAAAAAAAACAGACTTGCTTCTACTGATTGAATTTCAATCTGTACAAGAATAA
- a CDS encoding lactonase family protein: protein MIKRNIILIASILMIAACQNSKSKSSVNQNTYSFFLGTYTDGDSKGIYKLKMEADGHLKMIGLVAETANPSFLTFANNQRTLLAINEISLDNNMGTVESYQVKDSLKLIGRKSSGGAHPCFVTANDAGIVLAANYTGGNIGYLKVDENGELSDLLSVQQHTGSGTLANRQDQPHAHSVWFQPNSNHIIAVDLGTNELWISSIDSASNQFVPANQAKVSLVDGAGPRHLAFHPNGKIFYVINELDNTITGFSISDSQEISMISNVSTLPANFEGVSNTADIHISKDGKFLYGSNRGHNSIVIFEVQENGALKLVGHESTRGDHPRNFSLSPDDKFLLVANKNTNNIVSFKRDSVTGMLTFIDEIKAPSPVCILFEK from the coding sequence ATGATCAAACGAAATATTATACTAATTGCTTCAATTTTGATGATTGCAGCTTGTCAAAACTCTAAATCCAAATCTTCTGTGAATCAAAATACATACTCCTTCTTTCTGGGAACCTACACCGATGGTGATTCCAAAGGAATTTACAAGTTGAAAATGGAAGCAGATGGTCATTTAAAAATGATTGGTTTGGTTGCTGAAACAGCCAATCCTTCTTTTTTGACTTTTGCCAACAATCAAAGAACTCTTTTGGCAATTAACGAGATCAGTCTGGATAATAATATGGGAACCGTTGAATCCTATCAGGTTAAAGACTCGTTGAAGTTGATTGGTAGAAAATCAAGTGGGGGAGCGCATCCCTGTTTTGTTACGGCAAATGATGCAGGAATTGTATTAGCGGCGAACTACACAGGAGGTAATATTGGATACTTAAAAGTTGATGAGAACGGAGAATTGTCTGATCTATTGAGTGTGCAGCAACACACAGGTTCCGGAACGCTTGCAAATCGTCAGGATCAGCCACATGCGCATAGTGTTTGGTTTCAACCCAATTCCAATCATATCATTGCGGTCGATTTGGGAACCAACGAATTGTGGATTTCGAGCATCGATTCTGCCAGCAATCAATTTGTGCCGGCAAATCAGGCAAAAGTTTCTTTGGTTGACGGGGCAGGACCAAGGCATTTGGCTTTTCACCCCAACGGAAAAATATTTTATGTGATTAATGAGCTTGACAATACAATTACTGGTTTTTCAATTTCAGATAGTCAAGAAATTAGTATGATTTCGAATGTCAGTACTTTGCCGGCCAACTTTGAGGGAGTAAGCAATACTGCCGATATACATATTTCAAAGGACGGTAAATTTTTATACGGATCGAACCGGGGGCACAACAGCATTGTTATTTTCGAAGTACAGGAAAACGGAGCTTTGAAATTGGTTGGACATGAATCAACACGAGGCGATCATCCCCGTAATTTCAGTTTATCGCCCGACGATAAATTTTTGCTGGTTGCCAACAAAAACACCAACAATATTGTGAGTTTTAAAAGAGATTCTGTAACCGGCATGCTAACTTTCATCGATGAAATAAAAGCGCCCAGTCCGGTTTGCATTCTTTTTGAAAAGTAG
- a CDS encoding T9SS type A sorting domain-containing protein, whose translation MRGFRTIILFLFLIQSYYQAYSQVNANRPRVELGKERFDWLKSNISGGDCGSTYNTFINSYNNNWITDPNHYLAGSNSDQWTYDWTDGDSFMLSKMTAFLLQLGTDNLAQSRCEFMIEKYITYIDGINFDNYSGDTQENLLRENCEFGAILLDWTYDYILVTQRQNLSVSFYRVIEYFMNNYILTGSGNSYVSSHNINNCIMTMRAAIALHGADGLSSTQLSQVNSWYQTLLGKWENGILPAFAHFRDDDGGWNWGAAYGMINLPNQYQFFDDMKYGTDRDYYQTQPWIRESVNQYWYFFRPNNYCIHLGDAIVKLDQANRAMYRHAAEYQEARSQYLVQVFNQSQYLNNTILVFIKLMYKDFTASYVPHPQLPLNYWADKSGLSVSRTSWNEDAAMLWFYNAPAKRADHEHRDNNTFTIVKDKPLILDAGFYDSFGTSHYNNYYTRTIAHNSICVYDGTENYQNFGRNVSNDGGQIESDRLENLDDVFSSQHRRGKWIRYVSGVDFSYQVADAADSYQTNKLDRFERRLLYHKPDHVIILDHVHLLNTSSKVRKAKYINHFVNRPDISGDVTNTQVSNHIITYNGKDYKTTNGKGSVAVRTLLPAVSATTLIGGSGYEYWVDGTNYPPNRSVDLGDEHPGFWRIEVEPIVVKENTVFLHTIKIGDNLNQAVAGGKLYSNESTIGVDWENHLYLFQAQGDTASVSYSVQDIAGNRAIKIFALDLKSKTSFGVFVDDVLERSGDSNSDGILQLTVDLPGGNHTILVRDTLAADPNPGTDPDPDPTPEEPGEEDLGAVKVFPNPNKGEFTIVIEDDTVTEFQVDIYDSEGRKLSRYQESGNRTDMDLSSLTAGIYFLVIHFLDRMVKKKIVVI comes from the coding sequence TTACAGATCCTAATCATTATTTGGCAGGCTCAAATTCAGATCAGTGGACTTACGACTGGACGGATGGTGATTCCTTCATGTTATCTAAAATGACTGCCTTTTTATTGCAGTTAGGGACGGACAATTTGGCTCAGTCAAGATGTGAATTTATGATTGAGAAATACATTACTTACATCGATGGAATTAATTTCGACAATTATTCAGGAGATACTCAAGAGAATTTACTGCGTGAAAATTGTGAGTTTGGTGCTATTCTTCTCGATTGGACTTACGATTATATTCTTGTAACGCAGCGTCAGAATTTATCCGTTTCCTTCTATCGGGTTATAGAGTATTTCATGAACAACTATATTTTAACAGGTTCAGGAAATAGTTATGTAAGCAGTCACAACATAAACAATTGTATCATGACAATGCGTGCAGCCATTGCACTGCATGGAGCCGATGGCCTTTCTTCTACGCAATTGTCTCAGGTTAATTCATGGTATCAAACTTTGCTTGGAAAGTGGGAAAATGGCATTCTTCCTGCTTTTGCTCACTTTCGTGATGATGATGGCGGATGGAATTGGGGTGCAGCCTACGGAATGATAAATTTACCCAATCAATACCAGTTCTTCGACGATATGAAGTACGGAACAGATCGGGACTATTATCAAACTCAGCCTTGGATTCGTGAGTCGGTCAATCAGTATTGGTATTTTTTTCGTCCGAACAATTATTGCATTCACTTGGGTGATGCCATTGTAAAATTGGATCAGGCAAATCGTGCGATGTATCGTCATGCAGCAGAATATCAGGAAGCCCGAAGTCAGTATCTGGTTCAGGTTTTCAATCAATCACAATATCTAAACAATACAATCTTGGTTTTTATTAAACTGATGTATAAGGATTTTACGGCTTCTTACGTTCCGCATCCTCAGCTGCCACTTAATTATTGGGCCGATAAATCCGGTTTATCGGTGAGTCGTACTTCCTGGAACGAGGATGCGGCAATGCTATGGTTTTACAATGCTCCTGCTAAACGTGCCGATCATGAACACCGTGATAATAACACATTTACAATTGTAAAAGATAAACCTTTGATTTTAGATGCCGGGTTTTACGATTCGTTTGGCACTTCTCATTATAATAATTACTACACGCGAACCATAGCGCACAATTCCATTTGTGTTTACGATGGAACAGAAAATTATCAAAACTTTGGGCGAAATGTTTCCAATGACGGAGGACAAATAGAATCGGATAGATTGGAAAATTTAGATGATGTTTTTTCTTCTCAGCACAGAAGAGGAAAATGGATTCGTTATGTTTCAGGTGTCGATTTTTCTTATCAGGTGGCTGATGCAGCAGATTCTTACCAGACGAATAAACTGGATCGATTTGAGCGTCGATTGCTCTATCACAAACCCGATCACGTGATTATTTTGGATCATGTTCACTTGCTGAATACCAGTTCGAAAGTACGAAAAGCCAAGTACATCAATCACTTTGTAAACAGACCGGATATCAGCGGAGACGTTACGAATACACAGGTTTCGAATCATATTATTACTTATAACGGGAAGGATTACAAAACGACTAATGGCAAGGGGAGTGTTGCGGTTCGAACCTTATTGCCGGCAGTTAGTGCAACAACTTTAATAGGTGGCAGCGGTTATGAATATTGGGTGGATGGAACCAATTATCCGCCAAACCGAAGTGTGGATTTGGGTGACGAACACCCTGGATTCTGGCGAATTGAAGTGGAACCAATTGTCGTGAAGGAAAATACCGTTTTTTTGCATACGATTAAGATTGGTGACAATTTAAATCAGGCAGTTGCAGGTGGAAAACTTTATTCTAACGAAAGTACCATTGGCGTTGACTGGGAGAATCATTTGTATTTGTTCCAGGCGCAGGGAGATACGGCATCAGTGTCTTATTCTGTTCAAGACATTGCTGGTAATCGGGCCATTAAAATATTTGCTCTCGATTTGAAAAGTAAAACATCTTTTGGGGTTTTTGTAGATGATGTTTTAGAGCGGTCAGGAGATTCAAATTCGGATGGAATTCTTCAGCTTACAGTTGATTTGCCAGGTGGAAATCATACAATCTTGGTACGTGATACTCTTGCCGCAGATCCCAATCCGGGTACCGATCCTGATCCCGACCCAACACCCGAAGAGCCGGGAGAAGAAGATTTGGGCGCAGTGAAAGTTTTTCCCAATCCCAATAAGGGAGAATTCACGATTGTGATTGAAGACGATACGGTAACAGAGTTTCAAGTGGATATCTACGATTCAGAGGGGCGGAAGCTTTCTCGGTACCAAGAGTCGGGCAACCGAACAGATATGGATTTGAGTAGTTTAACGGCTGGAATCTATTTTTTAGTCATTCATTTTTTGGATAGAATGGTGAAGAAGAAGATTGTAGTGATTTAA